The Flavobacterium jumunjinense genome includes a region encoding these proteins:
- a CDS encoding RICIN domain-containing protein: MKTIFKILLLIVSFSNAFAKNIYVSKTGNDNNPGTQAAPYLTISKAASVAVAGDIVFIGGGTYEETLKPANSGQNGTPITFQSLPGEKVIITAMQALNGWTSDGNGIWKTTTNWDLGQRNFVMRNTTVLDLARWPNNTDGDRFTLNSERNDGGSAKEVDANAFLTDTDIPNWNWSNGGSILFYGDNTGAGWSTWKALIKGQSQGRVNFDANKNVKWIMKYHPPVFKGDFYLEGIKEALDYKNEWYFNPANKTLFIKLPNNAQPKDGEVQMSRRTTAIDLEGRNHIHIKNLAVFGGSILINGIGNKISNSKVLYGSMTRGIEKGISTGVNAVFVKKNARNTIIEKCEIGYGDGSGVWDSGKNTIIRNNYVHDFNYVGMYDGPVMARGGGSNTKVLNNTITKGGRDALQITNPGSEVAWNDISFSNLIADDCALLYTIGPNLNMDIHHNWFHDAIGRGKLYKAAGIYMDNDAAGVRVYRNVVWNVEWTNIQINWNGKNIDVFNNTLCKADRGTMGAWHKAGTAFSNVKVWNNITDKQTTKTAGGQETETTWEPQSDKQNNIVSKESFVNWANNDFHLKANAPAVDYGRVITGYTNGYKGAKPDAGAYELGDNWVPGIDWNIAQGPNNICYGLPGEGCNGISTPIVESVDFINAPDKLAINNTYTFNVNYAANEPRDIIVEIKSASNVWLGRARVSVAKGIGTTPATISLANPLASGVGYKLSVWLVPTGLDWQAIIVSNNKVFEVEAPFSQLIANGTYTIESTSSNQRLLSRALENHQTKMVNPGNYSDQEWIFNHLGNNIYTIKNRGTNRYLEVPFAKCENATQVATYTDALGNHQKWQVVANGSGIYGLKPAHCLTQGLDRNNGTLNTNVHTYFYGENNGNQKWKIIPVLTTNKQVENTIENKIVLYPNPAKDIMIISGVENAESISVVDLSGRRITIEKQKTENGISLNINNLQPGVYIALITDEEKTTLLKFYKE; the protein is encoded by the coding sequence ATGAAAACAATTTTTAAAATTTTACTGCTTATAGTATCATTTTCAAATGCATTTGCAAAAAACATATATGTTTCAAAAACAGGAAATGATAACAACCCAGGTACTCAAGCAGCTCCATACCTTACAATATCTAAAGCTGCATCTGTTGCGGTTGCTGGAGATATTGTGTTTATTGGAGGAGGAACTTATGAAGAGACTTTAAAACCTGCAAATTCAGGACAAAATGGTACCCCAATTACTTTTCAATCATTACCCGGAGAAAAGGTAATCATTACGGCTATGCAAGCTTTAAACGGTTGGACTTCGGATGGTAATGGGATTTGGAAAACTACCACAAACTGGGACCTCGGACAACGTAATTTTGTTATGAGAAATACTACTGTATTGGATTTAGCTAGGTGGCCAAATAATACTGATGGCGATCGTTTTACACTTAATTCTGAACGAAATGATGGTGGTAGTGCGAAAGAAGTAGATGCAAATGCTTTTTTAACAGATACGGATATTCCAAATTGGAATTGGTCTAATGGCGGATCTATACTATTTTACGGAGACAATACTGGTGCTGGTTGGTCAACATGGAAAGCATTAATTAAAGGTCAATCTCAAGGAAGAGTAAATTTTGATGCCAATAAAAACGTTAAATGGATTATGAAGTATCACCCACCTGTTTTCAAAGGGGATTTTTATTTAGAGGGTATAAAAGAAGCTCTAGATTATAAAAATGAATGGTATTTCAATCCAGCTAACAAAACTCTTTTTATTAAACTTCCAAATAATGCGCAACCAAAAGATGGTGAAGTGCAAATGTCAAGAAGAACTACAGCTATAGACTTAGAAGGAAGAAATCACATTCATATTAAAAATTTAGCGGTATTTGGAGGTTCTATTTTGATCAATGGAATCGGTAATAAAATTTCTAACTCAAAGGTATTATACGGAAGTATGACAAGAGGTATTGAAAAAGGTATTAGTACTGGTGTAAACGCTGTTTTTGTGAAAAAAAATGCTAGAAATACTATTATTGAAAAATGTGAGATTGGTTATGGAGATGGGTCTGGAGTCTGGGATTCTGGTAAAAACACAATTATTCGAAATAATTATGTTCATGATTTTAATTACGTAGGAATGTATGATGGACCAGTAATGGCCAGAGGTGGAGGTTCTAACACTAAAGTGTTAAACAACACAATAACAAAAGGAGGTAGAGATGCCCTTCAAATAACTAACCCTGGGTCTGAAGTGGCTTGGAATGATATTTCATTTAGCAACTTGATAGCAGACGATTGCGCGCTACTTTATACCATTGGTCCAAACTTAAATATGGATATTCATCACAATTGGTTTCATGATGCAATTGGAAGAGGTAAGTTATACAAGGCAGCGGGTATTTATATGGATAATGATGCTGCTGGTGTGCGTGTTTATAGAAATGTGGTTTGGAATGTAGAGTGGACAAACATTCAAATCAATTGGAACGGTAAAAATATTGATGTGTTTAATAACACACTTTGTAAAGCAGATAGAGGTACAATGGGAGCATGGCACAAAGCAGGAACAGCTTTTTCGAATGTAAAAGTATGGAACAACATTACAGATAAACAGACGACTAAGACTGCTGGTGGACAAGAAACAGAAACTACATGGGAACCTCAATCGGATAAGCAAAATAATATTGTAAGCAAAGAGTCTTTTGTAAATTGGGCAAATAACGATTTTCATTTGAAAGCAAATGCTCCTGCCGTGGATTACGGAAGAGTTATCACAGGCTATACAAATGGGTATAAAGGAGCTAAACCAGATGCGGGTGCTTACGAATTAGGTGACAACTGGGTTCCTGGCATTGATTGGAATATTGCTCAAGGTCCAAATAATATTTGTTATGGTCTACCAGGTGAAGGTTGTAACGGAATTTCAACACCAATAGTTGAATCGGTTGATTTTATTAATGCACCAGATAAGTTAGCTATTAATAATACGTATACTTTTAACGTTAATTATGCAGCAAATGAACCGAGAGATATAATTGTAGAAATTAAAAGCGCTTCAAATGTTTGGTTAGGACGAGCAAGAGTGAGTGTAGCTAAAGGTATTGGTACAACTCCAGCAACTATAAGTTTAGCAAATCCGCTAGCTTCTGGTGTTGGATACAAATTAAGTGTTTGGCTTGTACCAACTGGATTAGATTGGCAAGCAATTATTGTGTCTAATAATAAAGTGTTTGAAGTAGAGGCTCCTTTCTCACAATTAATTGCAAATGGTACTTATACTATAGAATCTACATCTTCAAATCAAAGATTACTCTCTAGAGCACTAGAAAATCATCAGACTAAAATGGTTAATCCAGGTAATTATAGTGATCAAGAATGGATTTTTAATCATTTAGGAAATAATATATATACAATTAAGAATAGAGGTACAAATAGATATTTAGAAGTACCATTTGCAAAATGTGAAAATGCAACACAAGTTGCTACTTATACAGATGCATTAGGAAATCATCAAAAATGGCAAGTTGTTGCAAATGGTTCAGGAATTTATGGATTAAAACCAGCGCATTGTTTAACACAAGGATTAGATAGAAACAATGGAACATTAAATACAAATGTGCATACCTATTTTTATGGAGAAAATAATGGAAATCAAAAATGGAAAATAATACCTGTCTTAACAACTAATAAACAAGTAGAGAACACAATTGAAAATAAGATTGTGCTATATCCTAACCCAGCAAAAGACATTATGATTATTTCAGGTGTAGAAAACGCAGAAAGCATTTCGGTAGTAGATCTTTCAGGCAGAAGAATAACAATAGAAAAACAAAAAACAGAAAATGGAATTTCATTAAATATTAATAACCTTCAACCAGGAGTTTATATAGCATTAATTACTGATGAAGAGAAAACCACATTATTAAAGTTTTATAAAGAGTAA
- a CDS encoding T9SS type A sorting domain-containing protein, whose translation MKNIKLIVSVFFISLTAICQNTIKVGNSRLDGYSSKGMFSKNFLSGVKCTIVEEGKLESINLIGKGTDAQVKMAIYDDKNGKPNQLIATTEVKSITNGILSFNMSSLTLKVGDYWIMAIYNQTGHHSYSNTQATANEVFYTALDFDSELPENASQFQQYQGHSFAYFLEIKEDEERVNNEIKVYPNPTADVVFISNDNAKNTKVAIYDWFGNKKKSVQSTATTIQIPVQNLPKGNYIVVVNDEVSIQIIKE comes from the coding sequence ATGAAAAATATAAAACTAATAGTAAGTGTGTTTTTTATCTCACTTACAGCAATTTGTCAAAACACAATAAAAGTAGGCAATTCGAGATTAGACGGATACTCAAGTAAAGGAATGTTCTCTAAAAATTTTCTATCAGGAGTAAAATGTACTATTGTTGAAGAAGGGAAGTTAGAATCGATAAATTTGATAGGAAAAGGAACCGATGCCCAAGTGAAAATGGCAATCTATGATGATAAAAATGGCAAACCAAATCAGCTTATAGCAACAACAGAAGTAAAATCAATAACCAACGGAATTCTTTCGTTTAATATGTCTTCTTTAACTTTAAAAGTTGGCGATTATTGGATCATGGCAATATACAATCAAACAGGTCATCATAGCTATAGCAACACACAAGCAACAGCAAATGAAGTGTTTTATACTGCTTTAGATTTTGATAGCGAATTACCAGAAAATGCTTCTCAATTTCAGCAATATCAAGGGCACAGTTTTGCTTATTTTCTTGAAATTAAAGAAGACGAAGAAAGGGTGAATAACGAAATAAAAGTGTACCCAAACCCAACAGCAGATGTAGTTTTTATATCAAACGACAATGCGAAAAATACAAAAGTAGCAATCTATGATTGGTTTGGTAATAAGAAAAAAAGCGTACAATCTACAGCAACAACAATTCAAATACCCGTTCAAAATTTACCAAAAGGGAACTATATTGTGGTTGTAAACGATGAGGTTTCAATACAAATTATAAAAGAATAA
- a CDS encoding T9SS type A sorting domain-containing protein → MKTSYLDLIIALFFLCNSCSTSDLDEESSAKNNHLLTAKQSAAFYDNLGRSIIRKEMTNGVNNYNIDLSNYNSGI, encoded by the coding sequence TTGAAAACTAGTTATTTAGATCTGATAATTGCATTGTTCTTTTTATGCAATAGTTGTTCTACCTCCGATTTAGATGAAGAGAGTAGTGCAAAAAACAATCATCTACTTACTGCAAAACAATCAGCAGCCTTCTATGATAATTTAGGAAGAAGCATCATTCGTAAAGAAATGACAAATGGAGTTAATAATTATAATATTGATTTGAGTAATTATAATTCAGGTATTTAG
- a CDS encoding right-handed parallel beta-helix repeat-containing protein encodes MKNKKRFFKNVFLTFLMTVGTFSITQAQRNFYVSSTGNDANNGTSTSSAWKTLNKVNSASLTAGDVVSFNKGDVFYGTLNARGKSGTAAKSITYKSYGSGNQAVIRAARSVTNWTRHNGNVWKASLGKIKNTRTPSLFLNNQLQQIGREPNENSANGGYRVINAHNANNTSISEALNLPYGANRFQGGEITIRTTDDNVKVETITSHSGNTVNFSLSQPGTSFENDIENNFGYFFQNHVNTLDRNGEWAHDTNAGVLYLYSTTNPNNLSIEIPSEETTIDLSNTKYIQVQDLRFEGALSQTLSMSGAQNVTINGCYFYNGNDYLLLGFGLKNVVFTNNVLNESNNLGSRLESIDGLTFSNNRITNIGMRSGMGARSFIGYTGIRFYGKSGSAPILIENNVLDGIGYHGLQFGGSNFTIRQNDIKNFCYTKDDGGGIYSVGNRETNNSVYKNFVHDSQGAIRGIPQNRGVKTAGIYFDNDSQNQLVYDNTVYNINGWGLMANLTSKSTYRDNTVYNCDYGIVLSTYNNSFGVGGSVAQSTNNTIVRNILFAKESSQFCARYTNQITANGFNTFLGNVNANYYCQPFTGGKEISVRAGNQTSEYLVSQFKATYPNYESNGKSAPVKFSSGTNPNSVLRFEVNNTGTSKVINLGSTSYVDAKNAAYSGSVTLAPYTSLALLKGGSSTPPPPSQLIANGSYTIESITSNQRLLSRALENHQTKMVNPGNYSDQEWVFNHLGNNIYTIKNRGTNRYLEVPFAKCENATQVATYTDALGDHQKWEVVANGVGIYGLKPAHCLTQGLDRNNGTLNTNVHTYFYGENNGNQKWKIIPVVVAKMTITDLTNSSEIKMYPNPAKDFFVLEGVSVGDIITISDVQGKQIMNITADQANQTIIVSSIKSGMYFVTVSGKIQKKLIIE; translated from the coding sequence ATGAAAAACAAAAAAAGATTTTTTAAAAATGTCTTCTTGACATTTTTAATGACAGTGGGTACTTTTAGTATTACACAAGCGCAAAGAAATTTTTATGTTAGCAGCACGGGGAATGATGCTAATAATGGAACTTCTACTTCTTCGGCATGGAAAACGTTAAATAAAGTAAATAGTGCAAGTTTAACTGCAGGAGATGTTGTTAGTTTTAATAAGGGCGATGTTTTCTACGGAACTTTAAATGCTAGAGGAAAAAGTGGAACAGCAGCAAAATCCATTACTTACAAATCGTATGGTTCAGGAAATCAAGCTGTAATTAGAGCAGCAAGAAGTGTAACGAACTGGACAAGACATAATGGTAATGTTTGGAAAGCGAGTCTAGGAAAAATAAAGAATACTAGAACACCTTCTTTATTTTTGAATAACCAATTGCAACAAATAGGAAGAGAGCCTAATGAAAATTCAGCAAACGGAGGATATAGAGTTATTAATGCGCACAATGCTAATAATACTTCAATTTCTGAAGCTTTAAATTTACCATACGGAGCGAATAGGTTTCAAGGTGGAGAAATTACAATTAGAACAACAGATGATAATGTAAAAGTTGAAACTATAACGTCACATTCTGGAAATACAGTAAATTTTAGCTTATCGCAACCAGGTACTTCTTTTGAAAATGATATTGAAAATAATTTTGGATATTTTTTCCAAAACCATGTCAATACGCTTGATAGAAACGGAGAATGGGCTCATGATACTAATGCTGGTGTTTTATACTTGTATAGTACTACCAATCCAAATAATCTAAGTATCGAAATACCTTCAGAAGAAACTACAATAGATTTAAGTAATACAAAATACATTCAAGTCCAAGATTTAAGATTTGAAGGAGCCTTATCGCAAACACTATCCATGAGCGGTGCTCAAAATGTAACTATTAATGGTTGTTATTTCTATAATGGGAATGATTATTTATTATTAGGCTTTGGATTAAAAAATGTTGTTTTTACAAATAATGTTTTAAATGAAAGTAATAATTTAGGATCAAGATTAGAAAGCATAGATGGTTTAACTTTTTCTAATAATAGAATTACGAATATAGGAATGCGATCTGGTATGGGTGCGAGAAGCTTTATTGGTTATACTGGAATTCGTTTTTACGGAAAATCGGGTTCTGCTCCAATTCTAATTGAAAATAATGTGTTGGATGGAATTGGTTACCATGGTCTTCAATTTGGAGGTTCTAATTTTACAATAAGACAAAATGATATTAAAAACTTTTGTTACACTAAAGATGATGGAGGAGGAATATATTCTGTAGGTAATCGTGAAACAAATAACAGTGTTTATAAAAATTTTGTGCACGACTCTCAAGGTGCAATTAGAGGAATTCCACAGAATAGAGGGGTAAAAACAGCAGGAATCTATTTTGATAATGATTCTCAAAATCAGTTAGTATATGATAATACAGTTTATAATATTAACGGTTGGGGATTAATGGCAAACTTAACGAGTAAAAGTACTTATAGAGACAATACGGTTTATAATTGCGATTATGGTATCGTTTTATCTACATATAATAATAGTTTTGGAGTTGGAGGAAGCGTTGCGCAGTCTACTAATAATACAATAGTGAGAAATATATTATTTGCAAAAGAATCTTCACAATTTTGCGCAAGATATACCAATCAAATTACAGCTAATGGATTCAATACTTTCTTAGGGAATGTTAACGCAAACTATTATTGTCAACCTTTTACAGGAGGAAAAGAAATTAGCGTTAGAGCAGGAAACCAGACATCTGAGTATTTAGTATCTCAGTTTAAAGCAACCTATCCAAACTACGAGAGTAATGGAAAGAGTGCTCCCGTAAAGTTTAGTTCAGGAACCAATCCGAATTCAGTTTTAAGATTTGAAGTAAACAATACAGGTACTTCCAAAGTAATTAATTTAGGAAGCACGAGCTATGTAGATGCGAAAAATGCAGCTTATTCTGGAAGTGTTACACTTGCTCCGTATACTTCTTTAGCATTATTAAAAGGAGGAAGTTCTACACCTCCACCGCCAAGTCAGTTGATTGCGAATGGTTCTTACACTATAGAATCAATTACATCAAATCAAAGATTATTATCTAGAGCATTGGAAAATCATCAGACTAAAATGGTTAATCCGGGTAATTATAGTGATCAAGAATGGGTTTTCAATCATTTAGGAAATAATATATATACAATTAAGAATAGAGGTACAAATAGATATTTAGAAGTGCCATTTGCAAAATGTGAAAATGCAACACAAGTTGCTACTTATACAGATGCATTAGGAGATCATCAAAAATGGGAAGTAGTTGCAAACGGGGTAGGAATTTATGGATTAAAACCAGCGCATTGTTTAACGCAAGGATTAGATAGAAACAATGGAACATTAAATACAAATGTGCATACCTATTTTTATGGAGAAAATAATGGAAATCAAAAATGGAAAATTATTCCTGTAGTAGTTGCAAAAATGACAATTACAGACCTTACTAATAGTTCAGAAATTAAAATGTATCCAAATCCTGCAAAAGATTTTTTTGTATTAGAAGGTGTTTCTGTTGGAGATATAATTACCATTTCTGATGTTCAGGGTAAACAAATCATGAATATTACAGCAGATCAAGCGAATCAAACAATTATAGTTTCTTCGATAAAATCGGGAATGTATTTCGTTACTGTTTCTGGTAAGATACAGAAAAAATTAATTATAGAATAA
- a CDS encoding T9SS type A sorting domain-containing protein — MKRILKIGTLALFLCAELISAQVVTSHVNAANTLWTNYGRNGANPTQLPNAIPSNVSVANLDKVTIAPNYAALKTAMENMAANNGGVISFNNPSKVTISFNDIININNANGPLKTIVIQGNNKITFNGSNKTSIFVVRGNLRLIIQNAIFTNCKLTKAIVQNKSKFRTGGGAIEVAQPASLRVRTCQFLNNTVEDYDGVTENQNGAAIRFNNYTSGEVFDCTFKGNKAVTGGAIAGTSINKLIVINSTFDGNISNGYSSKTGTKRTVVEGAGAIRVDRTINPIEIYGSTFVNNSANQKCSVIETFIYPVPAPGVPRTANTVDRGTFPDATKGVNALIMDGCVFRNNKFYNYVGAVNPDRNAFFSGPLLLQSGEPGPLTNFTRAKVKLTNCVFDNNQCGEANIRMINDFSITNTIFANTKYLNLTNSAGRYNRGAVMLQRIPSGGNFDRCTFYNNEPSTAMHQNVTASGIFSFQSGIENIVTVTNSIFFRTNSNAAYRQTVKPFKGFGNNQFIPGANMSLFDKVTVNNSNTTNPNITPQNIDNMCLGVNSLPLNIGGLPDCGSNKADFEEESTLEELKTKDGVLVYPNPTNNGWVDIQLSSEIYTNFEVFDNLGRSIIRKEMTNGVNNYNIDLSNYNSGIYFLNARSNEEFKTIKIVKQ; from the coding sequence ATGAAAAGAATTTTGAAAATCGGAACATTAGCATTGTTCCTTTGTGCTGAGTTAATCAGCGCACAAGTTGTTACGTCTCATGTGAATGCAGCCAACACACTTTGGACCAATTATGGTAGAAATGGAGCGAATCCAACGCAATTGCCCAATGCAATTCCATCAAATGTCTCAGTTGCCAATTTAGATAAGGTAACTATAGCACCTAATTATGCTGCTTTGAAAACTGCAATGGAAAATATGGCAGCAAATAATGGAGGAGTTATTTCTTTTAATAACCCTTCTAAAGTTACAATTTCTTTTAATGATATTATTAATATTAATAATGCAAATGGGCCATTAAAAACAATAGTAATTCAAGGTAATAATAAGATTACTTTTAATGGAAGTAATAAAACGAGCATATTTGTAGTAAGAGGTAATTTGAGATTAATAATTCAAAATGCAATTTTTACTAATTGTAAATTAACAAAAGCAATTGTCCAAAATAAATCTAAATTTAGAACGGGTGGTGGAGCAATAGAAGTAGCGCAACCAGCTTCATTACGAGTAAGAACTTGTCAGTTCTTAAATAATACCGTTGAAGATTATGATGGTGTTACAGAAAACCAAAATGGAGCAGCAATTCGTTTTAATAATTACACCAGTGGAGAAGTTTTCGATTGTACTTTTAAAGGGAATAAAGCAGTAACAGGTGGTGCTATTGCAGGAACTTCTATTAATAAATTAATAGTCATTAACTCTACTTTTGACGGAAATATTTCAAACGGATATTCTTCAAAAACAGGAACGAAAAGAACTGTTGTAGAAGGAGCAGGTGCGATTCGTGTAGATAGAACAATTAATCCAATTGAAATTTATGGTTCAACATTCGTTAATAACTCAGCGAATCAAAAATGTTCTGTAATAGAAACTTTCATTTATCCAGTTCCAGCTCCGGGAGTGCCTCGTACAGCTAATACAGTTGATAGAGGAACCTTTCCAGATGCAACAAAAGGAGTAAATGCCCTAATAATGGATGGCTGTGTTTTTAGAAACAATAAATTCTATAATTATGTTGGTGCGGTTAACCCAGATAGAAACGCATTTTTCAGTGGTCCATTATTGTTACAATCGGGAGAACCAGGACCTTTAACGAACTTTACAAGAGCTAAAGTCAAATTAACGAACTGTGTGTTTGATAATAATCAATGTGGAGAGGCGAATATTAGAATGATTAACGATTTTAGTATTACTAATACTATTTTTGCTAACACAAAATATTTAAACCTTACAAATAGCGCTGGTCGCTATAATAGAGGAGCGGTAATGTTACAAAGGATTCCTTCAGGAGGAAATTTTGACAGATGTACTTTCTATAATAATGAGCCAAGTACTGCTATGCATCAAAATGTTACTGCGTCAGGTATTTTTTCTTTTCAAAGTGGTATCGAAAATATCGTTACAGTTACTAATTCTATTTTTTTCAGAACAAATTCGAATGCAGCTTATCGTCAAACAGTAAAACCATTTAAAGGTTTTGGTAACAATCAATTTATCCCTGGTGCAAACATGAGTCTTTTTGATAAAGTAACAGTTAATAATTCGAATACAACCAATCCGAATATTACTCCACAAAATATTGACAATATGTGTTTAGGAGTAAATTCTTTACCGTTAAATATTGGAGGATTGCCAGATTGCGGTTCAAATAAAGCAGATTTTGAAGAAGAGTCTACATTAGAAGAATTGAAAACTAAAGATGGTGTATTGGTATATCCAAACCCAACAAATAATGGATGGGTTGATATTCAGTTATCATCAGAAATCTATACCAATTTTGAAGTGTTTGATAATTTAGGAAGAAGTATCATTCGTAAAGAAATGACAAATGGAGTTAATAATTATAATATTGATTTGAGTAATTATAATTCAGGTATTTATTTCTTAAATGCAAGATCTAATGAAGAATTTAAGACTATAAAAATAGTAAAACAATAA
- a CDS encoding expansin EXLX1 family cellulose-binding protein: MKKLIYTTVTVGLLLLVACSQDDTIMQQDEKATKEENYNFSQKLANIYKNTFNGSATFYTSNGMGNCSEEYPTSQLYAAMNNSQYNNSNACGSYIEVTRKGTNKKVIVKVLDQCTECPYGNVDLSKTAFLKLGTESEGIIPITWKFVKQPNNNKIAVRIKTGSSRYYFSLQILNHRYMVQKVEVKNHLGVYVTIPRQSYNYFLDSNGVFDGNGPDGPYDVRITDVNGSVVNTRINLTINTKITTTVQFPVSN; this comes from the coding sequence ATGAAAAAACTAATATATACTACAGTAACAGTTGGTTTATTGTTACTCGTTGCTTGTTCACAAGACGACACTATTATGCAACAAGATGAAAAAGCTACGAAAGAAGAAAATTATAATTTTAGTCAAAAATTAGCTAATATTTATAAAAACACATTTAACGGAAGTGCAACCTTTTACACTTCTAATGGTATGGGGAATTGTTCTGAAGAATACCCAACTAGTCAATTGTATGCTGCAATGAATAATTCTCAATATAATAATAGTAATGCATGTGGTTCCTACATAGAAGTAACGAGAAAAGGAACCAATAAAAAAGTTATAGTTAAAGTTTTAGATCAATGCACAGAATGTCCTTACGGTAATGTAGATTTATCAAAAACAGCTTTTTTAAAATTAGGTACCGAATCCGAAGGAATCATTCCAATAACATGGAAGTTTGTAAAACAACCGAATAACAATAAAATAGCAGTAAGAATAAAAACAGGATCGAGTAGATACTATTTTTCATTACAAATTTTAAACCATAGATATATGGTTCAGAAAGTTGAGGTTAAAAATCATTTAGGAGTTTATGTAACGATACCACGTCAATCCTACAATTATTTTTTAGATTCTAATGGCGTTTTTGATGGTAATGGACCAGACGGTCCTTACGATGTAAGAATAACAGATGTTAATGGAAGCGTTGTAAACACGAGAATTAATTTAACAATTAACACAAAAATAACAACAACTGTTCAGTTTCCTGTGTCTAATTAA